TGAGAAAACTTCTCGATGGGAAGACCCACGCGGAGCTTGTAGAACTGCAGTTGGACATCGAATCGCAGCTGCGTTCTGGGTCTGCGAAAGTAGTAGAGTATTGGGAAGCAGTTCTTAAACGCCTCGAAATATACAAGGCAAAGGTATTTGCTCGTGGATGATCATGGTGTGTTAGATTTTGAAAACTGAGGATTTGTTTTTCGCATCTTCACTGACTATATTGATGTTCAACAGGCTTGCTTGAAGGAAATACACGCTGAGATGCTGAGACGTCATCTACATCGCCTCGAGCAACTTTCAGAGGGTGAAGATGATGTAGAAGTTAATCCTGGCTTAACACGTGTGGTGGAAGAAAATGAGGAGGAGATAAATGATACGAATCTTTCAGATGCTGAAGAAGCATTTTCTCCAGAGCCTGTtgcggaggaagaagaagctgatgaGGCAGCAGAAGCGGCTGGTTCGTTTTCGCCAGAGCTCATGCACGGTGATGATCGTGAAGAAGCAATCGATCCCGAGGAAGACAAGAAGCTACTGGTATATTTAACAGTTCCTACAATTGAATTTTACACATGAATTATTGTTGTTGGTGCTTCTACTGACCCAAAATATGACTGCGGCTATAACAGCAAATGAAACGGATGATTGTGCtggagaaacagaagaaacgGCTTAAAGAAGCTATGGACTCAAAACCAGCACCTGTAGAAGATAACTTGGAGCTTAAAGCAATGAAAGCAATGGGAGCAATGGAAGAAGGTGATGCCATATTTGGCTCTAATGCTGAAGTGAACCTCGATTCCGAGGTACCCTTATcactatttttctcttctctgcaacttttcagttttgtaGAACAAAAATACCATAATTTTCATCTTCTAGGTATACTGGTGGCATGACAAGTACCGGCCAAGAAAACCGAAGTATTTCAATCGGGTTCACACAGGTTACGAATGGAATAAGTATAACCAAACTCACTATGACCACGATAATCCGCCTCCAAAAATCGTTCAAGGATACAAGTTTAACATCTTCTACCCGGATTTAGTAGACAAAATTAAGGCTCCCATTTACACTATCGAAAAAGATGGGACAAGTGCTGAAACGTGTATGATCCGGTTCCATGCTGGTCCACCTTATGAAGACATTGTAAGTACTCGTAACCATTATGTGGGTTTCATCATCACCTCTCGTGTTATCATTGTgctcaaatttatttttgtttgcttttcaGGCGTTCCGGATTGTGAATAAAGAATGGGAGTATTCTCACAAGAAAGGTTTCAAATGCACGTTTGAGCGTGGGATTCTGCATTTGTACTTCAACTTTAAACGACATAGGTACAGGCGATAACCTTATCGGAGTTTGGCTGGAGAAGACGAAAGTGGCACTTGTAAGACTTTGGCTGATGTTTTTAAAAGCCTTGTTTGTAAGAGAAGGGCGATATACATAGTCTAAATTTGGATTTCTCTCAAGTTAATTTCTGAGGTAAGAGCTgtatttggatattttgttGAAGCTGATCATCAAACAGAACCGAATAGAAAATGATTTTCCCACATGACAAACTAACAATCGAAAATGTAATGATGATAACTAACAAAATGTGACGTAAATAATTTGAACAAATCTGGAGTTGGTGTTTCTGCAAGAACTTTTTGGTGAATGAGTGTTATATGGAAAAGTTGGTGTAGAGACATGAATGTGTGTTTTGGTTGGGGACGAGAGAGacgaagagagagagagttaagGTGTTGAAGTTGCTTATTAGGTTGAGATCTCAACATCAAAATGCTTATAAAAAGATTCTGTTGGTAACTTAAGTAGTGGAGTAGAAGATATTATTTATTCTgacttttcctttctttttcatcttccttttgatgtctctttttctccaaacTCTCCTCCACtccaagacaaaaaaaaaacccttctTTTGTATTCGTATTACTTAAAATTTGcatttcttttaataatcTCGATTCtgaatattatatttatgtcTAATTTTCGTTACTAACAAACTAACATAACCAAATTTTCCGTATATATCCACCATTTAAGTTTAATGAAgctttttgaaaatgaaaaactagTGCGTAGAGAGTGGAGATAACCACTAAATTAATTGTTCGTCGTCAACATCACAAGTATTgttaaatttgtaaacaattCCCTATAAAACTGAGTGTGCGTTATATTTCATTAATATattctgaaaataaaaatattaacaattccacgctctatatatatatatgataaaatcGCTTTCAAACTTCTACGGTAACCCgacattttctgtttttcctcaataaaagatttcttttttttccttttccgATAAAATTAATTAGGCAACCGTATCTTAATCTCCGATCTTTCCGCTTCTATCAGATTTTCAGATTTGATGAACTCAGGTTCGTTCAATCTTTTTCTCCAAACAATCTTCTTTGCTACCAAATTTCTGGAATCTAGGGTTCGATTATATCTCTTTTAGATTATccattatttttgtaattcgTTTTAGTTTcgtttttatttccttttttagaTTAAGAAGAGTTCATATTttagaataattaaaaaaaatggattctGCAAGAAGTTGGTTTCACAAGTTTCAACCACGAGATAAGCCTCGGAAAAAGGATATGTTCTCCGGAAGCACTTACGGCGGTGGCGTGACAGAAACCACCGTCCCCGACGGAGGAAATGATACAGAAACGGCAACGAAACTTCCACCACTAGGCGGTGACGGAGAAGCACtctcaaattcaacaaaacagAAAGTTGCTGCAGCCAAACAGTACATTGAGAATCATTATAAGGAACAGATgaagaacctcaacgagaggaaagagaggtacaaatattttagatatattcttgatgggtttatttatttagttatttaaatTTGGCAGACGAACAACGTTAGAGAAGAAGCTAGCGGATGCAGATGTATGTGAAGAAGACCAAACCAATCTTATGAAGtttcttgagaagaaagaaacagagtacaTGAGACTCCAAAGGCATAAAATGGGTGCTGATGACTTCGAACTCTTAACTATGATCGGTAAAGGTGCTTTTGGAGAGGTTCGAGTTGTTAGAGAGATCAACACAGGTCATGTTTTTGCTATGAAGAAACTCAAGAAATCAGAAATGCTTCGCAGAGGCCAGGTTACATAATGTGACCCACATTGCATTTTCGGTTttacgaattttttttttttttttttgaaaatttctttgTAGGTGGAGCATGTAAGAGCAGAGAGGAATCTATTGGCAGAAGTAGATAGTAACTGTATAGTGAAGCTTTACTGTTCTTTTCAAGACAATGAGTATCTTTATCTGATAATGGAGTATTTGCCCGGTGGCGATATGATGACTCTTCTGATGAGGAAAGACACTTTAAGTGAAGATGAAGCTAAGTTCTATATCGCCGAATCTGTTCTCGCTATAGAATCTATCCATAACCGCAACTATATCCACAGGTTGGATCTTATAATTAAGTCGTTATagatcacaaagaaaaatgtgtttaatttaatttgagatcttttgatgttgtttggTGCAGAGACATAAAGCCGGATAACTTGTTGCTTGATAGATATGGACATTTAAGGTTATCTGATTTTGGACTATGTAAGCCATTGGATTGTAGTGTTATTGACGGAGAAGATTTCACGGTAGGAAATGCGGGTAGCGGAGGAGGTTCAGAGAGCGTATCAACCACTCCTAAACGCTCGCAGCAAGAACAGTTGGAACATTGGCAGAAGAATCGAAGAATGCTTGTATGTACTTCTTATCTATCAAAAGATCtctaatttgaaatatttcttTGATTATGTGTCTAACTTGTAGTTGGTGTTGGTGTATCACTTAACAGGCTTACTCAACCGTTGGTACACCAGACTACATTGCACCTGAAGTCTTGTTAAAGAAAGGATACGGCATGGAATGTGACTGGTACGTGTACACACTTGTCTATTTTCAACTTGttaacaaagaacaaaaaagtaagTCCTTagaatgtttttaaaaaatcctCCAGGTGGTCACTAGGAGCTATAATGTACGAAATGCTGGTTGGGTATCCACCCTTTTACGCCGACGACCCAATGTCTACTTGTAGAAAGGTTTCAAtacttaattttgtaaaaaattaatcatttgacttttgttttttttctaatgaacTTTATGTATTTATAAGCTAGAATTTATGAATGCAAAAAAACA
This sequence is a window from Arabidopsis thaliana chromosome 1 sequence. Protein-coding genes within it:
- a CDS encoding cactus-binding carboxy-terminal, cactin (EXPRESSED IN: 25 plant structures; EXPRESSED DURING: 13 growth stages; CONTAINS InterPro DOMAIN/s: Cactin protein, cactus-binding domain, C-terminal (InterPro:IPR019134), Cactin, central region (InterPro:IPR018816); BEST Arabidopsis thaliana protein match is: unknown protein (TAIR:AT2G36815.2); Has 11711 Blast hits to 7382 proteins in 452 species: Archae - 31; Bacteria - 352; Metazoa - 6006; Fungi - 1138; Plants - 599; Viruses - 33; Other Eukaryotes - 3552 (source: NCBI BLink).), which gives rise to MGSHGKGKRDRSGRQKKRRDESESGSESESYTSDSDGSDDLSPPRSSRRKKGSSSRRTRRRSSSDDSSDSDGGRKSKKRSSSKDYSEEKVTEYMSKKAQKKALRAAKKLKTQSVSGYSNDSNPFGDSNLTETFVWRKKIEKDVHRGVPLEEFSVKAEKRRHRERMTEVEKVKKRREERAVEKARHEEEMALLARERARAEFHDWEKKEEEFHFDQSKVRSEIRLREGRLKPIDVLCKHLDGSDDLDIELSEPYMVFKGLTVKDMEELRDDIKMYLDLDRATPTRVQYWEALIVVCDWELAEARKRDALDRARVRGEEPPAELLAQERGLHAGVEADVRKLLDGKTHAELVELQLDIESQLRSGSAKVVEYWEAVLKRLEIYKAKACLKEIHAEMLRRHLHRLEQLSEGEDDVEVNPGLTRVVEENEEEINDTNLSDAEEAFSPEPVAEEEEADEAAEAAGSFSPELMHGDDREEAIDPEEDKKLLQMKRMIVLEKQKKRLKEAMDSKPAPVEDNLELKAMKAMGAMEEGDAIFGSNAEVNLDSEVYWWHDKYRPRKPKYFNRVHTGYEWNKYNQTHYDHDNPPPKIVQGYKFNIFYPDLVDKIKAPIYTIEKDGTSAETCMIRFHAGPPYEDIAFRIVNKEWEYSHKKGFKCTFERGILHLYFNFKRHRYRR
- a CDS encoding Protein kinase family protein (Protein kinase family protein; FUNCTIONS IN: kinase activity; INVOLVED IN: protein amino acid phosphorylation; LOCATED IN: cytosol, plasma membrane; EXPRESSED IN: 23 plant structures; EXPRESSED DURING: 11 growth stages; CONTAINS InterPro DOMAIN/s: Protein kinase, ATP binding site (InterPro:IPR017441), Serine/threonine-protein kinase domain (InterPro:IPR002290), Serine/threonine-protein kinase-like domain (InterPro:IPR017442), Protein kinase, C-terminal (InterPro:IPR017892), Protein kinase-like domain (InterPro:IPR011009), Serine/threonine-protein kinase, active site (InterPro:IPR008271), AGC-kinase, C-terminal (InterPro:IPR000961), Protein kinase, catalytic domain (InterPro:IPR000719), Tyrosine-protein kinase, catalytic domain (InterPro:IPR020635); BEST Arabidopsis thaliana protein match is: AGC (cAMP-dependent, cGMP-dependent and protein kinase C) kinase family protein (TAIR:AT2G20470.1); Has 109567 Blast hits to 108299 proteins in 4009 species: Archae - 130; Bacteria - 13646; Metazoa - 38992; Fungi - 11695; Plants - 26009; Viruses - 442; Other Eukaryotes - 18653 (source: NCBI BLink).), translating into MDSARSWFHKFQPRDKPRKKDMFSGSTYGGGVTETTVPDGGNDTETATKLPPLGGDGEALSNSTKQKVAAAKQYIENHYKEQMKNLNERKERRTTLEKKLADADVCEEDQTNLMKFLEKKETEYMRLQRHKMGADDFELLTMIGKGAFGEVRVVREINTGHVFAMKKLKKSEMLRRGQVEHVRAERNLLAEVDSNCIVKLYCSFQDNEYLYLIMEYLPGGDMMTLLMRKDTLSEDEAKFYIAESVLAIESIHNRNYIHRDIKPDNLLLDRYGHLRLSDFGLCKPLDCSVIDGEDFTVGNAGSGGGSESVSTTPKRSQQEQLEHWQKNRRMLAYSTVGTPDYIAPEVLLKKGYGMECDWWSLGAIMYEMLVGYPPFYADDPMSTCRKIVNWKTHLKFPEESRLSRGARDLIGKLLCSVNQRLGSTGASQIKAHPWFEGVQWEKIYQMEAAFIPEVNDDLDTQNFEKFDEEDNQTQAPSRTGPWRKMLSSKDINFVGYTYKNFEIVNDYQVPGIAELKKKESKSKRPSVKSLFESESDSSSSGSEQQTINRSYSNPTPRGMEPNLRRLDSE
- a CDS encoding Protein kinase family protein, which codes for MKFLEKKETEYMRLQRHKMGADDFELLTMIGKGAFGEVRVVREINTGHVFAMKKLKKSEMLRRGQVEHVRAERNLLAEVDSNCIVKLYCSFQDNEYLYLIMEYLPGGDMMTLLMRKDTLSEDEAKFYIAESVLAIESIHNRNYIHRDIKPDNLLLDRYGHLRLSDFGLCKPLDCSVIDGEDFTVGNAGSGGGSESVSTTPKRSQQEQLEHWQKNRRMLAYSTVGTPDYIAPEVLLKKGYGMECDWWSLGAIMYEMLVGYPPFYADDPMSTCRKIVNWKTHLKFPEESRLSRGARDLIGKLLCSVNQRLGSTGASQIKAHPWFEGVQWEKIYQMEAAFIPEVNDDLDTQNFEKFDEEDNQTQAPSRTGPWRKMLSSKDINFVGYTYKNFEIVNDYQVPGIAELKKKESKSKRPSVKSLFESESDSSSSGSEQQTINRSYSNPTPRGMEPNLRRLDSE